One Triticum dicoccoides isolate Atlit2015 ecotype Zavitan chromosome 4B, WEW_v2.0, whole genome shotgun sequence genomic window carries:
- the LOC119294980 gene encoding folate transporter 1, chloroplastic-like isoform X1, with amino-acid sequence MPPGTPLPSTGAWTWENAVAGATAGFATVATFHPLDVVRTRFQVSGGRGLSDLPPYRNTGHAVYTIARSEGLRGLYAGFYPAVLGSTVSWGLYFFFYNRAKQRYLQEKDVQLRPFDHLASAAEAGALVCLFTNPIWLVKTRMQLQTPGHTSSYSGFSDALRTIRKEEGWRALYRGIGPGLLLVTHGAIQFTAYEELRKAMISAKSKQTRGDDKGSEDLLNSVDYAALGAGSKLSAILLTYPYQVIRARLQQRPGSDGIPKYSDSWHVVKEAARYEGVRGFYRGITSNLLKNLPAASVTFVVYENVIKLFRAAKEKT; translated from the exons ATGCCGCCGGGGACCCCtctgccgtcgacgggggcgtggaCCTGGGAGAACGCCGTCGCCGGAGCGACCGCCGGCTTCGCCACCGTCGCCACCTTCCACCCGCTCGACGTCGTCCGCACCCGCTTCCAAG TGAGCGGCGGGAGAGGGTTGTCCGACTTGCCGCCGTACAGGAACACGGGACACGCTGTATACACCATCGCACGATCTGAG GGCCTGAGGGGACTTTATGCCGGCTTTTATCCTGCAGTTCTGGGGTCAACCGTTTCTTGGGGGCTATATTTCTTTTT TTATAACAGAGCTAAACAAAGATACTTGCAGGAGAAGGATGTTCAGCTCCGTCCATTCGACCATCTTGCCTCAGCTGCAGAAGCAGGTGCTTTG GTTTGCCTGTTTACAAATCCCATATGGCTGGTGAAAACACGGATGCAACTACAAACACCTGGGCATACTTCATCTTATTCTGGATTTTCTG ATGCTTTGAGAACTATTCGGAAAGAGGAGGGATGGCGAGCACTTTATAGAGGGATCGGGCCTGGACTTTTGCTG GTCACCCATGGCGCGATACAATTCACTGCCTATGAGGAACTTCGCAAGGCTATGATATCTGCGAAAAGTAAACAAACAAGGGGAGATGACAAAGGCAGCGAGGATTTATTG AACTCCGTTGATTATGCGGCACTTGGCGCTGGTTCAAAATTATCTGCTATTCTGCTTACTTATCCTTATCAG GTTATCCGAGCCCGCTTACAG CAACGACCTGGTAGTGATGGTATCCCAAAGTACTCAGATAGTTGGCATGTAGTGAAGGAAGCTGCAAG GTACGAAGGTGTCCGTGGGTTTTACAGGGGCATCACTTCCAACCTATTGAAGAACCTTCCAGCAGCTTCCGTGACGTTTGTGGTGTATGAAAACGTTATCAAACTATTCAGAGCAGCCAAGGAGAAGACGTAA
- the LOC119294980 gene encoding folate transporter 1, chloroplastic-like isoform X2 produces MPPGTPLPSTGAWTWENAVAGATAGFATVATFHPLDVVRTRFQVSGGRGLSDLPPYRNTGHAVYTIARSEGLRGLYAGFYPAVLGSTVSWGLYFFLRRMFSSVHSTILPQLQKQVCLFTNPIWLVKTRMQLQTPGHTSSYSGFSDALRTIRKEEGWRALYRGIGPGLLLVTHGAIQFTAYEELRKAMISAKSKQTRGDDKGSEDLLNSVDYAALGAGSKLSAILLTYPYQVIRARLQQRPGSDGIPKYSDSWHVVKEAARYEGVRGFYRGITSNLLKNLPAASVTFVVYENVIKLFRAAKEKT; encoded by the exons ATGCCGCCGGGGACCCCtctgccgtcgacgggggcgtggaCCTGGGAGAACGCCGTCGCCGGAGCGACCGCCGGCTTCGCCACCGTCGCCACCTTCCACCCGCTCGACGTCGTCCGCACCCGCTTCCAAG TGAGCGGCGGGAGAGGGTTGTCCGACTTGCCGCCGTACAGGAACACGGGACACGCTGTATACACCATCGCACGATCTGAG GGCCTGAGGGGACTTTATGCCGGCTTTTATCCTGCAGTTCTGGGGTCAACCGTTTCTTGGGGGCTATATTTCTTTTT GAGAAGGATGTTCAGCTCCGTCCATTCGACCATCTTGCCTCAGCTGCAGAAGCAG GTTTGCCTGTTTACAAATCCCATATGGCTGGTGAAAACACGGATGCAACTACAAACACCTGGGCATACTTCATCTTATTCTGGATTTTCTG ATGCTTTGAGAACTATTCGGAAAGAGGAGGGATGGCGAGCACTTTATAGAGGGATCGGGCCTGGACTTTTGCTG GTCACCCATGGCGCGATACAATTCACTGCCTATGAGGAACTTCGCAAGGCTATGATATCTGCGAAAAGTAAACAAACAAGGGGAGATGACAAAGGCAGCGAGGATTTATTG AACTCCGTTGATTATGCGGCACTTGGCGCTGGTTCAAAATTATCTGCTATTCTGCTTACTTATCCTTATCAG GTTATCCGAGCCCGCTTACAG CAACGACCTGGTAGTGATGGTATCCCAAAGTACTCAGATAGTTGGCATGTAGTGAAGGAAGCTGCAAG GTACGAAGGTGTCCGTGGGTTTTACAGGGGCATCACTTCCAACCTATTGAAGAACCTTCCAGCAGCTTCCGTGACGTTTGTGGTGTATGAAAACGTTATCAAACTATTCAGAGCAGCCAAGGAGAAGACGTAA
- the LOC119293334 gene encoding uncharacterized protein LOC119293334 has protein sequence MAMATVREHVLLSQPGKQVLLAEIPASASRDSQPAVTLRLLVEQCSDYGAGPADVDTVEDVACRVPLADLVRQGAAERAFKELVARIDNPALRPEVAAETAAAAVRVRARCGADDRDGLRGVEFRLRVTFIDDASREEEEADHDDDECGSDMEFGEFDLSGARSLRGQQTDASYDYEEEDDDEDGCGAQFTVRPYRGALARGAPSSMLLSGFEARSDGPELTEEHEVTSYDIQRVVRKALGGGGSVEDDEAYLRALDGGTPVSPASRAAMVGQALQSARQQQQQQRSKSPRPIFPMRTGF, from the coding sequence ATGGCCATGGCCACCGTGAGGGAGCACGTCCTGCTCAGCCAGCCCGGCAAGCAGGTCCTGCTCGCCGAGATCCCGGCGTCAGCCTCGCGCGACTCGCAGCCGGCGGTCACGCTCCGGCTGCTCGTTGAGCAGTGCAGCGACTACGGTGCCGGCCCCGCGGACGTCGACACGGTGGAGGACGTGGCCTGCCGCGTGCCGCTCGCCGACCTGGTTCGCCAGGGGGCGGCGGAGCGGGCGTTCAAGGAGCTGGTGGCCCGGATCGACAACCCGGCGCTGCGCCCGGAGGTCGCGGCGGAGACCGCGGCGGCCGCGGTGCGCGTCCGGGCGAGGTGCGGGGCCGACGACCGCGACGGGCTCCGCGGCGTGGAGTTCCGCCTCCGCGTCACGTTCATCGACGACGCGTCCAGGGAAGAGGAGGAGGCGGACCACGACGACGACGAGTGCGGGAGCGACATGGAGTTCGGGGAGTTCGATCTGAGCGGCGCGCGGAGCCTGCGCGGCCAGCAGACCGACGCCAGCTACGActacgaggaggaggacgacgacgaggacggcTGCGGCGCCCAGTTCACGGTGCGCCCCTACCGCGGCGCCCTCGCGCGAGGGGCGCCGTCGTCCATGCTGCTGTCTGGCTTCGAGGCGCGCTCCGACGGGCCCGAGCTCACGGAGGAGCACGAGGTGACGTCGTACGACATACAGCGCGTCGTGCGCAAGGCGCTGGGCGGCGGCGGGAGCGTGGAGGACGACGAGGCATACCTGCGCGCGCTGGACGGCGGCACGCCCGTGTCGCCGGCGTCGCGCGCCGCCATGGTCGGCCAGGCGCTGCAGTCcgcgaggcagcagcagcagcagcagcggtcgaAGTCGCCACGCCCAATCTTCCCGATGCGTACCGGATTCTGA
- the LOC119294982 gene encoding GATA transcription factor 19-like isoform X1 — protein MAAEPAADGQDPPLADAASGDDDAAAAADALLSAASEQLTLVYQGEVYVFDPVPPQKVQAALLVLGGCEVPPGLVSMAGPTAYAEKSTTVAAKRVASLMRFREKRKERCFDKKIRYGVRKEVAQKMKRRKGQFAGRADFGDAASSSAACVSAVDGEDDHFRESHCQNCGVSSRLTPAMRRGPAGPRTLCNACGLMWANKGTLRSPLNAPKMTVQHPVNPSKMESVDDDKAIVCAERNHTAVKMDSEMSPEQEQKPELRPATEGDTMADS, from the exons ATGGCGGCGGAGCCCGCGGCGGACGGCCAGGATCCCCCGCTGGCGGATGCCGCCTCCGGCGACGAcgacgccgcggcggcggcggacgcgctCCTGAGCGCGGCCTCGGAGCAGCTGACGCTGGTGTACCAGGGGGAGGTCTACGTCTTCGACCCCGTCCCGCCCCAAAAG GTTCAAGCTGCTCTGTTGGTGCTTGGAGGGTGTGAGGTGCCTCCTGGTTTAGTAAGCATGGCTGGGCCTACTGCATATGCTGAAAAG AGTACAACTGTGGCTGCCAAAAGGGTTGCTTCCTTAATGAGGTTTcgcgagaagaggaaggaaagatgTTTTGATAAGAAAATAAGATACGGAGTGCGCAAGGAGGTTGCCCAAAA GATGAAGCGGCGTAAAGGACAGTTTGCTGGAAGGGCAGATTTTGGTGATGCTGCAAGTTCTTCTGCAGCTTGTGTCTCTGCAGTCGATGGCGAGGATGATCATTTCCGAGAATCCCA TTGTCAAAATTGTGGTGTCAGCTCAAGGCTTACTCCAGCAATGCGTCGGGGCCCGGCTGGCCCCAGGACCCTCTGTAATGCTTGTGGCTTGATGTGGGCAAATAAG GGTACTCTGAGAAGTCCTTTGAATGCTCCCAAAATGACCGTGCAGCATCCTGTCAATCCGAGTAAAATG GAGAGTGTGGATGATGACAAAGCAATTGTGTGTGCTGAGCGTAATCATACCGCAGTCAAAATGGATTCTGAGAT GAGTCCGGAACAAGAACAGAAACCAGAACTGCGCCCGGCGACTGAAGGCGACACCATGGCTGATTCATGA
- the LOC119294982 gene encoding GATA transcription factor 19-like isoform X2 codes for MQPYYVSSVQAALLVLGGCEVPPGLVSMAGPTAYAEKSTTVAAKRVASLMRFREKRKERCFDKKIRYGVRKEVAQKMKRRKGQFAGRADFGDAASSSAACVSAVDGEDDHFRESHCQNCGVSSRLTPAMRRGPAGPRTLCNACGLMWANKGTLRSPLNAPKMTVQHPVNPSKMESVDDDKAIVCAERNHTAVKMDSEMSPEQEQKPELRPATEGDTMADS; via the exons ATGCAACCATATTACGTTTCAAGC GTTCAAGCTGCTCTGTTGGTGCTTGGAGGGTGTGAGGTGCCTCCTGGTTTAGTAAGCATGGCTGGGCCTACTGCATATGCTGAAAAG AGTACAACTGTGGCTGCCAAAAGGGTTGCTTCCTTAATGAGGTTTcgcgagaagaggaaggaaagatgTTTTGATAAGAAAATAAGATACGGAGTGCGCAAGGAGGTTGCCCAAAA GATGAAGCGGCGTAAAGGACAGTTTGCTGGAAGGGCAGATTTTGGTGATGCTGCAAGTTCTTCTGCAGCTTGTGTCTCTGCAGTCGATGGCGAGGATGATCATTTCCGAGAATCCCA TTGTCAAAATTGTGGTGTCAGCTCAAGGCTTACTCCAGCAATGCGTCGGGGCCCGGCTGGCCCCAGGACCCTCTGTAATGCTTGTGGCTTGATGTGGGCAAATAAG GGTACTCTGAGAAGTCCTTTGAATGCTCCCAAAATGACCGTGCAGCATCCTGTCAATCCGAGTAAAATG GAGAGTGTGGATGATGACAAAGCAATTGTGTGTGCTGAGCGTAATCATACCGCAGTCAAAATGGATTCTGAGAT GAGTCCGGAACAAGAACAGAAACCAGAACTGCGCCCGGCGACTGAAGGCGACACCATGGCTGATTCATGA